A window of Phocoena phocoena chromosome 6, mPhoPho1.1, whole genome shotgun sequence contains these coding sequences:
- the LOC136124875 gene encoding LOW QUALITY PROTEIN: olfactory receptor 13J1-like (The sequence of the model RefSeq protein was modified relative to this genomic sequence to represent the inferred CDS: inserted 2 bases in 2 codons; deleted 1 base in 1 codon): MELVNRTEVSEFFLKGFSGYPALEHLLFPLCSATNLVTLLGNTAIVAVSVLDIHLHTPMYFFLGNLSILDICYSXTFVPLMLVHLLSAQKTISFLGCTMQMCLSLSTGSTESLLLAIMAYDRYLANFRPXQVLMSHWLRLLLVGAAWVLCFFKSVTETVIAMRLPFCGHRVVSHLTCEILAVLKLACGDTSVNEVFLWVGAILLLPVPLAFICLSYMLILATIRRVPSTAGRHKAFSTCSAHLAVVLLFYGTVIFMYMKPRSKEARISDAASTVLYAVVMPMLNPVIYSLRNKEVTEAARKVWDRRWTSR, translated from the exons ATGGAGCTGGTCAACAGGACAGAGGTCTCTGAGTTCTTTCTGAAAGGATTTTCAGGCTACCCAGCCTTGGAGcacctgctcttccctctgtGCTCAGCCACA AACCTGGTGACCCTGCTGGGGAATACAGCCATCGTGGCAGTGAGCGTGCTGGATATCCACCTGCACACGCCCATGTACTTCTTCCTGGGCAACCTCTCCATCCTGGATATCTGCTACA CCACCTTTGTGCCCCTGATGCTGGTCCACCTCCTGTCGGCCCAGAAGACCATCTCCTTTCTTGGCTGCACAATGCAGATGTGTCTGAGCCTGTCCACGGGCTCCACAGAGTCTCTGCTGCTCGCCATCATGGCCTATGATCGCTACCTGGCCAACTTCCGGC CCCAGGTGCTGATGAGCCACTGGCTCCGCTTGCTGCTGGTGGGAGCCGCCTGGGTACTCTGCTTCTTCAAGTCAGTGACTGAGACAGTCATCGCCATGAGGCTGCCCTTCTGTGGTCACCGTGTGGTCAGTCACCTCACCTGCGAAATCCTGGCAGTGCTGAAGCTGGCGTGCGGTGATACGTCAGTCAACGAGGTCTTCCTGTGGGTGGGTGCCATCCTGCTGCTGCCCGTGCCCCTGGCGTTCATCTGCCTGTCCTACATGCTTATCCTGGCCACCATCCGGAGGGTGCCCTCAACCGCTGGACGCCACAAAGCCTTCTCCACCTGCTCGGCGCACCTGGCTGTGGTGCTGCTTTTCTATGGCACCGTCATCTTCATGTACATGAAACCCAGGAGCAAGGAGGCCCGCATCTCTGATGCGGCCTCCACGGTCCTCTATGCTGTGGTCATGCCCATGCTGAACCCCGTCATCTACAGCCTGAGGAACAAGGAAGTGACGGAGGCCGCCAGGAAGGTGTGGGACAGGAGATGGACCTCCAGGTGA